From a region of the Coffea arabica cultivar ET-39 chromosome 3e, Coffea Arabica ET-39 HiFi, whole genome shotgun sequence genome:
- the LOC140004619 gene encoding uncharacterized protein, whose product MASSKNLLFLIGVLFALVLHISSDATAADQKSVNTTGVHDASSGEVHQDSISEDRCRHGCCHWYHGRCQRCCQTAEETPEATSGDEDTVTADRCRHGCCRWYHGHCQRCCPPAEETPEHRCRHGCCRWYHGHCQRCCPPAEETPEHRCRHGCCHWYHGHCQRCCPPAEETCRHGCCHWYHGHCQRCCQPTEATSGDEVKN is encoded by the exons ATGGCATCTTCAAAAAATTTGCTCTTTCTTATTGGTGTTCTCTTTGCACTTGTGCTCCATATTTCCTCTGATGCAACAGCTGCAG ATCAGAAGAGCGTGAATACCACTGGTGTCCACGATGCCAGTTCAGGCGAGGTTCATCAGGATAGCATAAGCGAAGATCGTTGCAGACATGGTTGCTGCCACTGGTACCATGGACGCTGCCAAAGATGCTGTCAAACTGCCGAGGAGACCCCTGAAGCCACATCTGGAGATGAGGATACCGTAACCGCAGATCGTTGCAGACATGGTTGCTGCCGCTGGTACCATGGACATTGCCAAAGATGCTGTCCACCTGCTGAGGAGACCCCTGAACATCGTTGCAGACATGGTTGCTGCCGCTGGTACCATGGACATTGCCAAAGATGCTGTCCACCTGCTGAGGAGACCCCTGAACATCGGTGCAGACATGGTTGCTGCCACTGGTACCATGGACATTGCCAAAGATGCTGTCCACCTGCTGAGGAGACTTGCAGACATGGTTGCTGCCACTGGTACCATGGACATTGCCAAAGATGCTGTCAACCTACTGAAGCTACATCCGGAGATGAGGTCAAAAATTAA